From a single Brassica napus cultivar Da-Ae chromosome C9, Da-Ae, whole genome shotgun sequence genomic region:
- the LOC106370001 gene encoding uncharacterized protein LOC106370001, translating into MGDHRKECDEVVKYMSKLPPYLQGGEEESNVLNVGVLDWSRLEKWKQKCERRVSSTTTTTLATLPNASSHRIHRCKIGDHQVHAGSNLRKKVKASRDLQLGVRCNSEFASSSRDSPNKQEMPTCSYNKSSARDEERVNKSRRSPSSSGLLSTMGNSWGSLGTKETEKRAQEEAKESRKQCVVDKLNREDKTVVLLRSRRSTLSSQPPPLDHNASKVAASELLDSSSLQLTSRLPPRSCPLSFHFGRDSEDIMLLPLLGGVDLSPSSGTTRHSKTASSRIFDQQDKIRHDNTSPSKRFSFSFGRLSRSFTFREDSSATDSMRFDGLACPSHQSSNTEEEKHNTHGGGSRVSPLRRLLDPLLMKPKVSTSSNQDEKKKQSRTRALLQLTIRNGIPLFQFVVDDDNLNNKSRSILGATMKSSDSSFKDEDSVKYCTFYSVNEVKKKKSGSWLIHGHKDKQQQQDRFVYNVIGEMRLCNSDITEHKPENISCVMRESVLVDETEEQVKGRKEVAAVVIKKGETTVIIPGGVHSIPEKGEPTTLIRRWRSGGCCDCGGWDVGCKLHVLSNNTLLHDFDQTFTLFDQEESDKNTGPVLGMTELKTGMYRVEFGSFLSHLQAFFVCVTVVTCASEEETVSKTTAKTSSPFAPPLSPVGRA; encoded by the exons ATGGGAGATCATCGAAAGGAATGTGATGAGGTTGTGAAATACATGTCAAAGTTGCCGCCCTATCTccaaggaggagaagaagaaagcaatGTTTTGAATGTTGGAGTCTTGGACTGGTCTCGTCTTGAGAAATGGAAGCAGAAATGTGAGAGAAGAGTGTcttctactactactactactttaGCAACACTTCCCAATGCCTCCTCTCATCGCATTCACAGGTGTAAGATTGGTGACCACCAAGTGCATGCTGGTTCCAATCTCCGTAAAAAAGTGAAAGCTTCCCGGGATCTTCAACTCGGAGTTAGATGCAACTCGgagtttgcttcttcttctaggGATTCACCAAATAAGCAGGAAATGCCAACCTGCAGCTATAATAAGTCCTCTGCCAGAGATGAAGAAAGAGTAAATAAGAGCAGAAGATCGCCTTCTTCATCAGGTCTATTGTCAACGATGGGAAACTCTTGGGGATCGCTAGGCACAAAGGAGACTGAGAAGAGAGCACAAGAAGAAGCTAAAGAAAGCCGGAAACAATGTGTTGTTGACAAGTTAAATAGAGAGGACAAGACCGTTGTTCTCCTGCGATCAAGACGAAGCACCCTTTCTAGTCAACCACCCCCACTGGATCATAACGCTTCTAAAGTAGCAGCAAGTGAGCTTCTCGACTCTAGCTCTTTACAGTTGACATCTCGACTTCCTCCTCGTTCCTGTCCACTCTCTTTCCACTTTGGCAGAGATTCTGAAGATATCATGTTGCTGCCTCTTCTCGGTGGTGTTGatctttctccttctagtgggACAACAAGGCACTCAAAGACTGCTTCTTCGAGGATATTTGATCAACAAGACAAGATCAGACATGATAATACTTCACCAAGCAAGCGTTTTAGTTTCAGCTTCGGTCGTCTCAGCAGAAGTTTCACCTTCAGAGAAGATTCATCAGCTACTGATTCTATGAGATTTGATGGTTTAGCTTGTCCATCTCATCAGTCAAGCAATACGGAGGAGGAGAAGCACAACACTCACGGTGGTGGATCTCGGGTTAGCCCTCTTAGAAGACTTCTTGACCCTTTACTGATGAAACCCAAAGTCTCAACTTCTTCCAATCAAGATGAAAAGAAGAAGCAGTCGAGAACACGAGCTCTTTTACAGCTAACGATCAGAAACGGCATCCCTCTATTTCAATTTGTGGTCGATGATGACAACCTCAACAACAAGAGCAGGAGCATCCTAGGGGCTACAATGAAAAGCTCTGATTCATCGTTCAAAGACGAAGATTCTGTTAAGTACTGCACATTCTACTCAGTTAATgaagtcaaaaagaaaaaaagcggAAGCTGGTTGATCCATGGACACAAagacaaacaacaacaacaagacaGGTTCGTCTACAATGTCATCGGTGAAATGCGGTTATGCAACTCAGATATAACAGAGCATAAACCGGAAAACATCTCTTGTGTGATGAGAGAATCAGTGCTCGTTGATGAAACAGAGGAGCAAGTAAAAGGGAGGAAAGAGGTTGCAGCCGTGGTGATCAAGAAAGGAGAAACGACAGTGATAATTCCAGGTGGCGTTCACAGTATCCCGGAGAAAGGAGAACCGACGACGTTGATTAGAAGGTGGAGATCGGGAGGGTGTTGCGACTGCGGTGGCTGGGATGTgggatgtaaactccatgtcctctcCAACAATACACTCCTCCATGATTTTGACCAAACCTTCACACTTTTCGATCAG GAAGAAAGTGATAAAAACACTGGTCCGGTTTTGGGGATGACAGAGCTCAAGACAGGGATGTATAGGGTGGAGTTTGGTTCGTTTCTTTCGCATCTACAAGCGTTTTTTGTGTGCGTGACGGTTGTAACGTGTGCCTCCGAGGAGGAAACGGTGTCAAAGACTACCGCAAAAACTTCCTCTCCGTTTGCTCCGCCTCTGTCTCCTGTTGGTAGAGCCTAA